From the Triticum urartu cultivar G1812 unplaced genomic scaffold, Tu2.1 TuUngrouped_contig_7235, whole genome shotgun sequence genome, the window TATGTGTGCTGTAAACAGACTGAGAATGCAAAAATGTATGTCTGATGTGCAGATTTAAGCAGAAAAATGATGAGATCATGCTTGTAATGTGTGCATATCTAGTGGCTGTACTGAAAAAGATGTAACATTTCTATGAGTAATGAAGAATGTGTTATTTTCCTGTGCAGAAGAAGCATGATTGTACTATGTAGAGGAAGCATGAAGTTAGTGGGAAAAATGAACATGACCTCGGCCGAAATACATATAATTTGCATCAGATGACATGTCATAATATTTTGCATCAATAGAAGATGAACCAAAATAGTCTTAAAGCTCCGGTTTGAGCATCAATAGTAGATGAACCAAAATAGCTAAGCTCCAGTTTAAGCAACACACATCAGGCTCTAGTTTGGCCATCAGGCTCTAGTTTGagcatcacacacacacacacacacacacacacacacacacaagttcaACCTCTAGTTTGAGCATCACACGCATACAAGTTCCAGCTCCAGTTTGCGCATCACACACACATACATGGTCCAGTTCAAGCAAATTCATCCCCCAAGCCAATAAAGCAGATTTTTCTTGGTTCCTAGAGTTGGCTTGAGAACAGCATCACTGGTAGATGGTGTAACAAACTACAGTTTTTTGCTCTTCTTCCCTGCAGTTTTCTCCTTTCCAGTACCTTCACTTTGCTTGCCTTTCCCCTTGACTGGAGTCTTCTTCTTGACCgacgtcttcttcttcttaaccGGTGTCTTCTTCTTGACCGGCGTCTTTTTCTTCTTGACCGGTGTCTATTGACCTGCGTCTTTTTCTTCTTGACCGGTGTCTTCTTCTTGACTGGTGTCATCTTCTCCTTGACCGGCGTCTTCTTGACCGGTGTCGTCTTTTTAGCTGGCATCTTCTTCTTGATCAGCGTCGTCTTCTCCTTGACCGGCGTCGTCTTCTCCTTGACCGATGTCGTCTTTTTAGCCGGCATCTTCTTATTGACCGGAGTCTTCTGCCTGCAGGTACATTAAGAGCAAATGTCGGAACTAAGTATTGTGTGTTCATAAATATAATTTGTGCTAAAAGAATGAACATAAGTTAGTATTATACCTTTTATAATTTGCTATAGGTTCGTCATCTTCCACAACTTCCTCCTCGGCTGCAGTAGCATCTCTCTTTCTGCATGATAGAAAAAGGTGAAATGGATTAGCAACATGAACCCATTTGATGTAAACAAATTTTGTAAGTACAATGGAACCTTTTAGTAGGAGTGTGCTCCATTGGTGGTGGTTCTGCAATAACTAAAGGAGGGAGATTACAAGTTTTTGCAAAGTGGCCATTTCGACCACATTTTTTGCATTTAACCACTTTTCTTCCTGGGTCTGTAAACAGACTGAGAATGCAAAAATGTATGTCTGATGTGCAGATTTAAGCAGAAAAATGATGAGATCATGCTTGTAATGTGTGCATATCTAGTGGCTGTACTGAAAAAGATGTAACATTTCTATGAGTAATGAAGAATGTGTTATTTTCCTGTGCAGAAGAAGCATGATTGTACTGTGTAGAGGAAGCATGAAGTTAGTGGGAAAAATGAACATGACCTCGGCCGAAATACATATAATTTGCATCAGATGACAGGTCATAATATTTTGCATCAATAGAAGATGAACCAAAATAGTCTTAAAGCTCCGGTTTGAGCATCAACAGTAGATGAACCAAAATAGCTAAGCTCCAGTTTAAGCAACACACATCAGGCTCTAGTTTGGCCATCAGGCTCTAGTTTGagcatcacacacacacacacacacaagttcaACCTCTAGTTTGAGCATCACATGCATACAAGTTCCAGCTCCAGTTTGCGcatcacacacacatacatagTCCAGTTCAAGCAAATTCATCCCCCAAGCCAATAAAGCAGATTTTTCTTGGTTCCTAGAGTTGGCTTGAGAACAGCATCATTGGTAGATGGTGTAACAAACTGCAGTTTTTTGCTCTTTTTCCCTGCAGTTTTCTCCTTTCCAGTACCTTCAATTTGCTTGCCTTTCCCCTTGACTGGAGTCTTCTTCTTGACCGGCGTCTTTTTCTTCTTGACCGGTGTCTTCTTCTTGACCGGTGTTGTCTTCTCCTTGACCGGCGTCTTCTTGACCGGTGTCGTCTTTTTAGCTGGCGTCTTCTTCTTGATCAGCGTCGTCTTCTCCTTGACCGGCGTCGTCTTCTCCTTGACCGGTGTCGTCTTTTTAGCCGGCGTCTTCTTCTTGACCGGAGTCTTCTGCCTGCAGGTACATTAAGAGCAAATGTCGGAACTAAGTATTGTGTGTTCATAAATATAATTTGTGGTAAAAGAATGAACATAAGTTAGTATTATACCTTCTATAATTTGCTATAGGTTTGTCATCTTCCACAACTTCCTCCTCGGCTGCAGTAGCATCTCTCTTTCTGCATGATAGAAAAAGGTGAAATGGTTTAGCAACATGAACCCATTTGACGTAAACAAATTTTGTAAGTACAATGGCACCTTTTAGTAGGAGTGTGCTCCATTGGTGGTGGTTCTGCAATAACTAAAGGAGGGAGATTGCAAGTTTTTGCAAAGTGGCCATTTCGACCACATTTTTTGCATTTAACCACTTTTCTTCCTGGGTCTTCAAGAAATCCTCTAATTCTTTGAACCCTGGGCCTTCCAGGTGGCCTTTTCTCTTGTATAGGTGGGTAAACAAGGAATCCAAGGTCAACTTGCTCCCATTGTGTCCTATCAGTCATGGTTGGCAGTGCCCCAGCATAAGCAGCTCGAAATTTTGCCATGCTGTAATACTCATCAACAAAGGACTCAATCTTTGCGCCCCTCATTGAACAAATGAAAGTCAATGCATGAATGCAAGGCTGCCCAGAAACTTGAAATTTCCGACATGAGCATGTTCTCTGTTTTAGATCAACAGTGTGCCTCTGGTCATATGCTTTCACATCATATAGTGTAATCTCTGCCTCATGTTCGGTATTCCACGCCACTTTATGGGGCCCAATTGTTTTACTGAGTGCATTGAGCCTCTTGAGAACCTCGGGCAAGATTATGCCGGCCAAATACCTACCAACATGCCTCCTCACATTGAACTTCACCATTATTAGCTCTCTAATCCTATCTAGTAGCTCACACAAATTTAGCCCTTTCAAGTCTTTGATCTGCTTGTTAAAACTTTCAGAATTGTTGTTAGTGAGATTATCAACCTTGCTATCCACACCAAAGGCACACCTATACCAAATCCTATTGTTGTGTTTCTCAAGGTACTCGATAGCACTTGGATCAGCCTCAAATATCTTTTGCATATGCCATCTAAACTTGTGCTCTGTGAATCCCCTAGCAGCTGGGTACAAATGGTCTGTGTACACTTTACCATGGAATTTTTTCATAAAATTTTGGTATAAATGGCGCATACACTCCCTATATTCGCACTCGGGGAATACTTTGTCAACTGCATTTTCTAGTCCCTTGCAAGCATCACTGGAAATTACTATACCTGGTGGACATCCTACAGCCCTGCGCAGCTGCTGCATAAACCATACCCAGTTTTCTGTAGTTTCTGAATCAAATACGGCATATGCTACATAATACAACCAGTTGTGTCCATCAACTCCGGTCGCTGATGCTAACTGACCAACATATTTGCCATTGAGTGCAGTTGCATCTACTCCTATGTATGGTCAACATCCAGCTAAGAAACCATCTATGCAGGGTTTGAAAGCTACAAAGACTCTATTGAAATAGTACTTATCTTTTTCCTTGACCAAATCAATCTCAACAATACTACCAGGGCATCTCTTCTCTATCTCTGCTTTCCAATTGAACAACAATTGAAAACTATCCTCATATTTACCATGCATTTGTTCCAGAGCTATCTTCATACCTGCCCAAGCTTTGGAATACTTCAGCTTGAAGTTGAAGTCACCCTCCAACTTAGTTTTCGCTG encodes:
- the LOC125531486 gene encoding uncharacterized protein LOC125531486 is translated as MQQLRRAVGCPPGIVISSDACKGLENAVDKVFPECEYRECMRHLYQNFMKKFHGKVYTDHLYPAARGFTEHKFRWHMQKIFEADPSAIEYLEKHNNRIWYRCAFGVDSKVDNLTNNNSESFNKQIKDLKGLNLCELLDRIRELIMVKFNVRRHVGRYLAGIILPEVLKRLNALSKTIGPHKVAWNTEHEAEITLYDVKAYDQRHTVDLKQRTCSCRKFQVSGQPCIHALTFICSMRGAKIESFVDEYYSMAKFRAAYAGALPTMTDRTQWEQVDLGFLVYPPIQEKRPPGRPRVQRIRGFLEDPGRKVVKCKKCGRNGHFAKTCNLPPLVIAEPPPMEHTPTKRKRDATAAEEEVVEDDKPIANYRRQKTPVKKKTPAKKTTPVKEKTTPVKEKTTLIKKKTPAKKTTPVKKTPVKEKTTPVKKKTPVKKKKTPVKKKTPVKGKGKQIEGTGKEKTAGKKSKKLQFVTPSTNDAVLKPTLGTKKNLLYWLGG